A genomic segment from Geitlerinema sp. PCC 7407 encodes:
- the ilvN gene encoding acetolactate synthase small subunit gives MKHTLSVLVEDEAGVLTRIAGLFARRGFNIESLAVGPAEQVGISRITMVVPGDDHVIEQLTKQLYKLINVLKVQDITEVPCVERELMLLKVNANSGTRSEIIELAQVFRARVVDIAEDSLTLEVVGDPGKMVAIVQVLNRFGIREIARTGRVALTRESGVNTEFLKSLEAKF, from the coding sequence ATGAAACACACCCTGTCTGTTCTGGTTGAGGATGAGGCCGGAGTCTTAACCCGCATTGCCGGACTTTTTGCCCGCCGTGGCTTCAACATCGAAAGTCTTGCCGTAGGTCCCGCAGAACAGGTTGGGATCTCCCGGATCACCATGGTCGTACCGGGAGACGATCATGTGATTGAGCAGCTGACCAAGCAGCTCTACAAGCTGATCAATGTTCTCAAGGTGCAGGACATTACCGAGGTGCCCTGCGTAGAGCGAGAGCTGATGCTGCTGAAGGTCAACGCCAACAGCGGCACCCGCTCCGAAATTATTGAGCTGGCTCAGGTATTCCGGGCGCGAGTCGTCGACATTGCAGAAGATTCCCTGACCCTAGAGGTCGTGGGCGACCCTGGCAAGATGGTCGCGATCGTGCAGGTGCTCAACCGCTTTGGCATTCGCGAAATTGCCCGCACGGGCCGCGTTGCCCTGACCCGCGAATCTGGCGTCAATACGGAGTTTCTCAAGTCCCTGGAAGCTAAGTTCTAG
- a CDS encoding ABC-F family ATP-binding cassette domain-containing protein, protein MSILTLQSVRKDFGIKEILKDASLSLDAADKVGIIGTNGSGKSTFLKMLAGLEPIDGGQLNVDPGARITYLPQEPNLDENHTVLEQIFADSGEKMALVREYEDLSNRLAHGHHNDSQSMARLSVITQQMDAIGAWDLETQAKIILTKLGIEDFDAPIQTLSGGYRKRIALAAALLAEPDALLMDEPTNHLDAEAVEWLQDYLKGYRGALLLITHDRYFLDRVTNRILEIDRGDLTSYSGNYAYYLEQKTQSEAVEVGRQRKHLNLLRRELEWLKRGPKARSTKQKARIDRAEALQEQEFKQALGRVEISAPSRRLGKKVIELTGISKGYGDRTLIRDFTHTFGPEDRIGIIGSNGTGKSTLMNIITGRVEPDAGSVDIGSTVHIGYFDQHSEDLVTGANAEQRVLDYLKEVAEYVQTGDGTRITASQMLERFLFPPNQQYLPLHKLSGGERRRLFLLKVLMEAPNVLILDEPTNDLDVQTLGVLEEYLEDFGGCVITVSHDRYFLDRTVETIFALEEGGKVRQYPGNYSVYQEIKQAELAAAEQAAPAKQAASEPEAGAIARSSSHRRKFSNREREEFQRLEKEIPAMESEKAALEKQIYSALPGSVSEVQKLYERIETLTQAIDAGTERWLELSEMAN, encoded by the coding sequence ATGAGTATTCTTACCCTGCAATCAGTCCGTAAAGACTTCGGGATTAAAGAGATCCTCAAAGACGCCAGCTTAAGCCTAGACGCAGCGGATAAAGTTGGCATTATCGGGACCAACGGCTCTGGAAAATCCACGTTCCTCAAAATGCTAGCGGGGCTAGAACCCATTGATGGCGGGCAGTTGAACGTTGATCCTGGGGCTCGCATCACTTATCTTCCCCAAGAGCCAAACCTCGACGAAAATCACACCGTTCTCGAGCAAATCTTTGCCGATAGCGGTGAAAAAATGGCCCTGGTTCGCGAGTACGAAGACCTCTCCAATCGCCTCGCCCACGGTCATCACAATGATTCGCAGTCCATGGCGCGCCTATCGGTCATTACTCAACAAATGGACGCCATTGGTGCTTGGGATTTGGAAACCCAGGCCAAGATTATTCTGACGAAGCTTGGCATCGAAGATTTTGATGCGCCTATTCAGACGCTATCGGGGGGCTATCGCAAGCGAATTGCCCTAGCAGCCGCGCTTTTGGCTGAGCCCGATGCGCTGCTGATGGATGAGCCGACCAACCATTTGGATGCGGAGGCGGTGGAGTGGCTCCAGGACTATCTCAAGGGATACCGGGGGGCGCTGCTGCTGATCACCCACGATCGCTATTTCCTCGATCGCGTCACGAATCGCATCCTGGAAATCGATCGCGGCGACCTGACGAGCTACAGCGGCAACTACGCCTACTACCTCGAGCAAAAGACCCAGTCTGAAGCGGTGGAGGTGGGTCGCCAGCGCAAGCACCTCAATCTGCTGCGGCGCGAACTCGAGTGGCTCAAGCGCGGTCCCAAGGCTCGAAGCACCAAACAAAAGGCGCGCATCGACCGAGCCGAGGCTTTGCAGGAGCAGGAATTTAAGCAGGCCCTGGGGCGGGTGGAGATCTCAGCCCCCAGTCGCCGCCTGGGCAAGAAGGTGATTGAGCTGACGGGTATTTCCAAGGGATACGGCGATCGCACCTTGATTCGCGACTTTACCCACACCTTCGGCCCCGAAGACCGGATCGGCATCATCGGCAGCAACGGCACCGGCAAGTCGACCTTGATGAATATCATCACGGGGCGAGTTGAGCCGGACGCCGGCAGCGTGGACATTGGCTCCACGGTCCATATTGGCTACTTTGACCAGCACTCCGAGGACCTGGTGACCGGAGCCAACGCAGAGCAGCGGGTCCTAGACTATCTCAAGGAAGTGGCGGAGTACGTGCAGACGGGCGACGGCACCCGCATCACGGCCTCCCAGATGCTGGAGCGCTTCCTGTTTCCGCCCAATCAGCAGTATCTGCCCCTGCACAAGCTCTCGGGGGGCGAGCGCCGCCGCCTCTTTTTGCTCAAGGTGCTGATGGAAGCGCCCAACGTGCTGATCTTGGATGAGCCGACCAACGACCTAGACGTGCAGACGCTGGGGGTGCTCGAGGAGTACCTCGAAGACTTTGGCGGCTGCGTGATCACGGTGTCCCACGATCGCTATTTCCTCGATCGCACCGTGGAAACGATTTTTGCCCTAGAAGAAGGGGGGAAGGTCCGCCAATATCCCGGCAACTATTCGGTGTATCAGGAGATCAAGCAGGCAGAGCTAGCGGCGGCGGAGCAGGCTGCCCCGGCTAAACAAGCCGCGTCTGAGCCAGAGGCCGGGGCGATCGCCCGCAGTAGCTCCCACCGCCGCAAGTTCTCCAACCGAGAGCGGGAGGAATTTCAGCGTCTGGAAAAGGAAATTCCGGCCATGGAGAGCGAAAAAGCCGCCCTCGAAAAGCAGATTTACAGCGCTCTCCCTGGCTCTGTCAGCGAGGTTCAGAAGCTCTACGAGCGCATCGAGACCCTGACCCAAGCCATTGATGCCGGGACAGAGCGCTGGCTTGAGCTCTCCGAGATGGCTAACTAG
- a CDS encoding magnesium chelatase subunit H yields MFTHVKPTIRHIAPDDLNGRSLLKVVYVVLEPQYQSSLSAAVRSINQNNPNVAVEISGYLIEELRSPENYEEFKRDVSEANIFIASLIFLEDLAEKVVAAVEPYRDRLDVAVVFPSMPQVMRLNKMGSFSMAQLGQSKSAIAQFMKKRKEQSGSSFQDAMLKLLNTLPKVLKYLPIDKAQDARNFMLSFQYWLGGSQDNLENFLLMLADRYVFNQEGQDPNVLQYQEPVTYPDMGIWHPLAPQMFEDVKEYLNWHQSRQDIPADLKDPLAPSVGLVLQRTHLVTGDDAHYVAMVSELEAMGSRVIPVFAGGLDFSKPVDAYFYEPINKSTPIVDAVVSLTGFALVGGPARQDHPKAIEALKRLNRPYMVALPLVFQTTEEWEESELGLHPIQVALQIALPELDGAIEPIILSGRDGATGKAIALQDRVEAIAQRAMKWANLRRKPKLHKRVAITVFSFPPDKGNVGTAAYLDVFGSIYKVMEALRDNGYDVQELPENAEKLMLEVLHDARAQYNSPELNVAYKMSVEEYERLTPYSERLHESWGPPPGHLNTDGQNLLVYGKSFGNVFIGVQPTFGYEGDPMRLLFSRSASPHHGFAAYYTYLERIWQADAVLHFGTHGSLEFMPGKQMGMSGECYPDSLIGTIPNLYYYAANNPSEATIAKRRSYAETISYLTPPAENAGLYKGLKELSELIGSYQTLKDSGRGVQIVDTIMDKARICNLDKDVALPECNAAELSQEERDRIVGKIYIKLMEIESRLLPCGLHVVGKPPTAEEAIATLVNIAGLDREEEGIKSLQRLIAESINRDIDEIYANSDRGVLTDVNILNNINQAIRGAVAAMVRAQVDEEGRVSRTSMLGNLFSGFSNKREPWLDALYNLGYNRIDTDALKPLFEYLQFCLKQVVADNELGALLTALDGQYILPGPGGDPIRNPDVLPTGKNIHALDPQSIPTAAAVQSAKIVVDRLLARQAAENGGNYPETIACVLWGTDNIKTYGESLAQILWMVGVKPQPDSLGRINKLELIPLEELGRPRIDVVVNCSGVFRDLFINQMALLDRAVKMAAEADEPVEMNFVRKHALQQAEELGINVRQAATRVFSNASGSYSSNINLAVENGTWESEEELQNMYLSRKGFAFSSDNPGVMEQNEDLFRSSLKTAEVTFQNLDSSEISLTDVSHYYDSDPTKIVARLRDDGKMPASYMADTTTANAQIRTLSETVRLDARTKLLNPKWYEGMLSHGYEGVRELSKRLVNTMGWSATAGAVDNWVYEDTNTTFFKDEEMCKRLLDLNPNSFRKMVTTLLEANGRGYWETSDENLDRLRELYQEVEDRIEGID; encoded by the coding sequence ATGTTCACACACGTCAAGCCCACCATTCGACACATAGCCCCCGACGATCTCAACGGGCGGTCATTGCTGAAGGTGGTCTATGTCGTGCTAGAGCCGCAGTATCAAAGTTCGCTGTCCGCGGCAGTGCGCTCGATTAACCAAAATAATCCCAATGTGGCCGTTGAGATCAGTGGCTACTTGATCGAAGAACTCCGTTCTCCTGAGAACTACGAGGAGTTCAAGCGGGATGTTTCAGAAGCCAATATTTTTATCGCGTCCTTGATTTTCCTCGAGGATTTGGCGGAGAAGGTGGTGGCGGCTGTTGAGCCCTACCGCGATCGCCTGGATGTGGCGGTGGTCTTCCCGTCGATGCCTCAGGTGATGCGTCTTAACAAGATGGGCAGCTTCTCGATGGCGCAGCTAGGCCAGTCGAAGAGCGCGATCGCCCAGTTTATGAAGAAGCGCAAGGAGCAGTCTGGCAGCAGCTTCCAAGATGCCATGCTCAAGCTTCTGAACACCTTGCCCAAGGTGCTGAAGTATCTACCCATCGATAAGGCCCAGGACGCTCGCAACTTCATGCTGAGCTTCCAGTACTGGCTGGGCGGCTCCCAGGACAACCTGGAGAACTTCCTGCTGATGCTGGCGGATCGGTATGTCTTCAACCAAGAAGGTCAAGACCCCAACGTCCTCCAGTACCAGGAGCCGGTGACCTATCCGGATATGGGAATCTGGCACCCCCTGGCGCCTCAGATGTTTGAGGATGTCAAGGAGTACCTCAACTGGCACCAGTCCCGTCAGGACATCCCTGCCGATCTCAAAGATCCCTTGGCGCCTTCGGTGGGCCTGGTGCTCCAGCGCACGCACCTGGTGACCGGCGATGATGCCCACTATGTGGCGATGGTCTCCGAGCTCGAAGCCATGGGCTCGCGGGTGATTCCGGTTTTTGCGGGCGGCCTGGACTTCTCCAAGCCGGTGGACGCCTATTTCTACGAGCCCATCAACAAGAGCACGCCGATCGTGGATGCGGTGGTGTCGCTGACGGGATTTGCCCTGGTGGGCGGTCCGGCTCGTCAGGACCACCCCAAGGCGATCGAGGCTCTCAAGCGTCTCAACCGACCCTACATGGTGGCGCTGCCTCTGGTCTTCCAGACGACCGAGGAGTGGGAAGAAAGCGAGCTGGGTCTGCACCCGATTCAGGTGGCGCTGCAAATCGCCCTGCCGGAGCTGGACGGCGCGATCGAGCCGATTATTTTGTCGGGCCGCGACGGCGCGACAGGTAAGGCGATCGCCCTGCAAGACCGCGTGGAGGCGATCGCCCAGCGCGCGATGAAGTGGGCCAACCTGCGTCGCAAGCCCAAGCTTCACAAGCGCGTTGCCATCACGGTCTTTAGCTTCCCGCCGGATAAGGGCAACGTGGGAACCGCTGCCTACCTCGACGTCTTCGGCTCCATCTACAAAGTGATGGAGGCCCTGCGCGACAACGGCTATGACGTCCAAGAGCTGCCAGAGAACGCTGAGAAGCTGATGCTGGAAGTGCTCCACGACGCCCGCGCCCAGTACAACAGCCCCGAGCTCAACGTCGCCTACAAGATGTCTGTGGAGGAGTACGAGCGCCTGACGCCCTACTCCGAGCGCCTGCACGAGTCCTGGGGTCCCCCGCCCGGACACCTCAACACCGACGGCCAAAACCTGCTGGTTTACGGGAAGTCCTTCGGCAATGTCTTCATCGGCGTGCAGCCCACCTTCGGCTACGAGGGCGACCCGATGCGCCTGCTGTTTTCCCGCTCCGCCAGCCCGCACCACGGCTTCGCGGCCTACTACACTTACCTGGAGCGCATCTGGCAAGCGGACGCTGTGCTGCACTTTGGCACCCACGGCTCGCTGGAGTTCATGCCCGGTAAGCAGATGGGGATGTCGGGCGAGTGCTACCCCGATAGCCTGATCGGCACCATCCCGAACCTCTACTACTACGCGGCCAACAACCCCTCGGAGGCCACGATTGCTAAGCGCCGCAGCTACGCTGAGACCATCAGCTACCTGACGCCGCCGGCGGAGAACGCGGGTCTCTACAAGGGCCTCAAGGAGCTGAGCGAGCTCATCGGCTCCTATCAGACCCTCAAAGACTCGGGGCGCGGCGTGCAGATCGTAGACACGATCATGGACAAGGCCCGCATCTGCAACCTGGATAAAGATGTGGCCCTGCCCGAGTGCAACGCGGCAGAGCTGAGCCAGGAAGAGCGCGATCGCATCGTGGGCAAGATCTACATCAAGCTGATGGAAATCGAGTCCCGCCTGCTGCCCTGCGGACTGCACGTGGTGGGCAAGCCCCCGACCGCTGAAGAGGCGATCGCCACCCTGGTGAACATCGCCGGTCTCGATCGCGAAGAGGAAGGCATCAAGAGCCTCCAGCGCCTGATCGCCGAGAGCATCAACCGCGACATTGACGAGATCTACGCCAACAGCGATCGCGGCGTGCTCACCGATGTCAACATCCTCAACAACATCAACCAAGCCATCCGCGGCGCTGTCGCCGCCATGGTGCGCGCCCAAGTGGACGAAGAGGGCCGCGTTTCTCGCACCTCTATGTTGGGGAACCTGTTTAGCGGCTTTTCCAACAAGCGCGAACCCTGGCTCGACGCCCTCTACAACTTGGGCTACAACCGCATCGACACCGATGCCCTCAAGCCCCTGTTTGAGTACCTCCAGTTCTGCCTCAAGCAGGTGGTGGCAGACAACGAGCTGGGCGCGCTGCTGACTGCCCTCGACGGTCAGTACATCCTGCCCGGCCCGGGCGGCGACCCCATCCGCAACCCCGATGTGCTGCCCACCGGCAAAAACATCCACGCCCTCGATCCGCAGTCCATTCCGACGGCGGCAGCGGTTCAGTCAGCCAAGATCGTGGTCGATCGCCTGCTGGCTCGTCAGGCAGCCGAAAACGGCGGCAACTATCCCGAGACGATCGCCTGCGTGCTGTGGGGCACCGACAACATCAAGACCTACGGCGAGTCCCTGGCCCAAATCCTCTGGATGGTTGGCGTCAAGCCCCAGCCCGACTCCCTGGGCCGCATCAACAAGCTGGAGCTGATTCCCCTAGAGGAGCTGGGTCGTCCCCGCATTGACGTGGTGGTCAACTGCTCTGGCGTGTTCCGCGACCTGTTCATCAACCAGATGGCCCTCCTCGACCGCGCGGTCAAGATGGCAGCTGAGGCTGATGAACCCGTGGAGATGAACTTTGTGCGCAAGCACGCGCTTCAGCAGGCCGAAGAACTGGGCATCAATGTCCGCCAAGCGGCAACCCGCGTCTTCTCCAACGCGTCGGGCTCCTACTCCAGCAACATCAACCTGGCGGTGGAAAACGGCACCTGGGAGAGCGAAGAGGAACTGCAAAACATGTACCTCTCGCGCAAGGGCTTCGCCTTCTCGTCGGATAACCCCGGCGTGATGGAGCAAAACGAAGATCTCTTCCGGTCCTCGCTCAAGACGGCTGAGGTGACGTTCCAAAACCTCGACTCGTCGGAGATTTCCTTGACCGACGTGTCCCACTACTACGACTCCGATCCCACCAAGATCGTGGCTCGGCTGCGGGATGACGGCAAAATGCCGGCTTCCTACATGGCGGACACGACGACGGCCAATGCCCAGATTCGGACGCTGTCGGAGACGGTGCGCCTGGACGCTCGGACCAAGCTGCTCAACCCGAAGTGGTACGAGGGCATGCTCAGCCACGGCTACGAAGGGGTGCGGGAGCTGTCGAAGCGTCTCGTGAACACCATGGGCTGGTCGGCAACGGCGGGCGCGGTGGATAACTGGGTCTATGAGGACACCAACACCACCTTCTTCAAGGATGAAGAGATGTGCAAGCGCTTGCTGGACCTCAACCCCAACTCTTTCCGCAAGATGGTGACGACGCTCCTGGAAGCAAATGGTCGCGGCTACTGGGAAACCAGTGACGAAAACCTCGATCGCCTCCGCGAGCTCTACCAAGAAGTGGAAGACCGCATTGAGGGTATCGACTAA
- a CDS encoding SH3 domain-containing protein, with protein sequence MKFKIVAIALLSATSLSVSSGIANFPFSQPALAQNSEAFCGVSEPTATYETRNFWIYICREPDGFRYVGVNKSTGDMLTQTAYPIKRGYQITNGNYTYIIDSQDLIVLEDGTLFSREPVTRFWYGNQPSSDWGTLRAADPNAQITLRANPNIRARSLGYGLVGDRVRIIEQTSDREGYIWYKVRFPNSGSVGWVRGDLLRLQ encoded by the coding sequence ATGAAATTCAAAATCGTCGCGATCGCCCTTTTGAGTGCCACCTCCCTCAGTGTCAGCAGCGGAATCGCCAACTTTCCCTTTTCGCAACCGGCTCTGGCCCAAAATAGCGAGGCGTTTTGCGGGGTCAGTGAACCCACCGCCACCTACGAAACGCGCAATTTCTGGATTTATATCTGCCGCGAACCGGATGGTTTTCGCTACGTTGGCGTCAACAAGAGTACCGGCGATATGCTGACCCAGACCGCTTATCCAATCAAGCGGGGCTACCAGATCACCAACGGCAACTACACCTACATCATCGACTCCCAAGACCTGATCGTGCTCGAGGATGGCACCCTGTTTTCGCGAGAGCCGGTGACTCGCTTCTGGTATGGCAACCAGCCCAGCTCGGACTGGGGAACCTTACGGGCCGCAGACCCCAACGCCCAAATCACGCTGCGCGCCAACCCCAACATCCGCGCCCGCAGTCTGGGCTACGGCCTGGTCGGCGATCGCGTCAGGATCATCGAGCAAACGAGCGATCGCGAAGGCTACATCTGGTACAAAGTCCGCTTCCCCAACTCTGGCTCTGTAGGCTGGGTGCGGGGCGATCTGCTGCGACTCCAATAA
- a CDS encoding pentapeptide repeat-containing protein, producing the protein MKKLQILQAYASGQRDFQQAALHQADLEEVNLQQANLSSADLSSADLSHANLSGANLSRANLSNADLTNADLRSADLSEVNLIGANLSGAKLGRANLFQADLRSAILTDADFTGANLEDVDLSGADLSGTNLRTAELSKAASSHGVSRRWVSWSGH; encoded by the coding sequence ATGAAAAAACTTCAAATTTTGCAAGCTTACGCCAGCGGCCAGCGCGATTTTCAGCAGGCGGCCCTTCACCAGGCTGATTTAGAAGAAGTCAATCTCCAGCAGGCCAACCTCAGCAGCGCTGATCTCAGCAGCGCCGACCTGAGCCATGCCAACTTGTCTGGGGCCAACCTGAGCCGAGCCAACCTCAGCAACGCCGACCTCACCAACGCTGACCTGCGCAGCGCCGACCTGAGCGAAGTCAACCTGATTGGGGCCAACCTGAGCGGCGCAAAACTCGGACGCGCGAATTTATTTCAGGCGGACCTGCGCAGCGCCATCTTGACCGATGCTGACTTCACCGGGGCGAATCTCGAAGACGTCGATCTCAGTGGAGCAGATCTGAGCGGCACGAATCTCCGGACTGCCGAGCTCAGCAAAGCCGCCTCCTCCCACGGCGTTTCGAGGCGCTGGGTTTCCTGGTCCGGCCACTAG
- a CDS encoding EAL domain-containing protein translates to MTMTSQAPRSSEPRLDLSPSQHSVPINEAFGDLARLVAHACQTPLALVYLADGTRQWFRAKADLEIPQIEASDRLWRFMACQQDFFVVIQSQESGTAPGRSPLPVGSLLRFLVGVPLLTAGGQILGAICALDEVVHDVSDEQVEILRVLARQAIAQLELHHNLTNLAQAIAERQAVEDVLRQTESKYRSIFENAVEGIFQTTPEGRFLSANPALARLYGYDSPEALIANLTDIETQLYVDPHRRQEFIDRMATEDAVTEFESAVYQRDGSIIWITENARTVRDADGAILYYEGFVEDVTQHKRAEDALRESEQRFRVIFEKAAIGLSLTDMQGRLMAANPAMQAMLGYSNLELQQCSFDHYTYPEDLYPDLTLYEELKLGQRDQYDIEKRYVRKDGRILWARLTVSLVCNAEGTPLFSICMMQDITEQRQSEAKLLRAALHDTLTGLPNRTFLMERLQEAVTLTQHDSQAQFAVLFLDLDRFKIVNDSIGHLAGDRLLVEIAQRISACVRAEDTVARLGGDEFAILLTDIGSIQDAIDVADRIQQTLKTPFNLGSQEVFSSVSIGIASSMSGYEQPEHLLRDADNAMYRAKAQGKARCVVFDTHMHDRALQLLRLENDLRRAVERQEFLVYYQPIVSLDMGRIAGFEALVRWRHPERGMVSPADFVPIAEETGLILPLGYWVLRESCRQIRAWQEAFPQYPPLFISVNLSGRQFTQPGLVECIEQVLSETGLEGGSLRLEITESVLIENADMVTKLLERLRSQRIHLCIDDFGTGYSSLSYLHRFPVNVLKIDRSFINKMGAEDENSEIVRTIVSLAHNLGVDVTAEGVETEAQLVKLWALQCEYAQGHFFSAALSSEAAEALLAAAPRW, encoded by the coding sequence ATGACCATGACATCGCAAGCGCCTAGATCCTCAGAGCCTAGGCTCGACCTATCTCCTTCCCAGCATTCAGTTCCAATTAATGAGGCGTTTGGCGATTTGGCGCGCTTGGTCGCCCACGCCTGTCAGACTCCCTTGGCCCTGGTGTATTTGGCGGATGGTACCCGTCAGTGGTTTCGCGCCAAGGCGGATTTGGAGATTCCCCAGATCGAAGCGAGCGATCGCCTGTGGCGATTCATGGCCTGCCAGCAGGATTTTTTTGTGGTGATCCAGAGCCAAGAGAGCGGGACGGCTCCTGGGCGATCGCCTTTGCCGGTGGGATCGCTGCTGCGCTTTCTGGTGGGGGTGCCGCTGCTGACAGCGGGCGGCCAGATTTTGGGGGCGATCTGCGCCCTCGACGAGGTCGTTCACGACGTCAGTGATGAGCAAGTCGAGATCCTGCGGGTGCTAGCGCGGCAGGCGATCGCCCAACTTGAGCTCCATCACAACCTGACAAACTTGGCCCAGGCGATCGCCGAGCGTCAGGCCGTCGAAGACGTCCTGCGCCAGACTGAGTCCAAGTATCGCAGCATCTTTGAAAACGCCGTCGAAGGCATCTTTCAGACCACTCCCGAGGGCCGCTTCCTGAGCGCCAACCCCGCTCTGGCGCGCCTCTACGGCTACGACTCCCCCGAAGCGCTGATTGCCAATCTGACCGACATCGAGACACAGCTCTACGTTGATCCTCATCGCCGTCAAGAATTCATCGACCGGATGGCCACCGAGGACGCCGTGACCGAATTTGAGTCTGCGGTCTATCAGCGCGATGGCTCCATCATCTGGATCACCGAAAACGCCCGCACCGTCCGTGATGCAGACGGCGCCATCCTCTACTACGAAGGATTTGTCGAAGACGTCACCCAGCACAAGCGCGCCGAAGACGCCCTGCGCGAGAGCGAACAGCGCTTTCGGGTCATCTTTGAGAAAGCGGCGATCGGCCTGTCGCTGACAGACATGCAGGGCCGGCTCATGGCCGCCAACCCAGCCATGCAGGCCATGCTGGGCTACTCCAATCTGGAGCTTCAGCAGTGCTCCTTTGACCACTACACCTATCCCGAGGATCTCTATCCGGACCTGACGCTGTATGAAGAGCTGAAGCTCGGCCAGCGAGACCAGTACGACATTGAAAAGCGCTACGTCCGCAAAGATGGTCGTATTCTCTGGGCGCGCCTGACCGTCTCGCTGGTGTGCAACGCTGAGGGGACGCCGCTGTTTAGCATCTGCATGATGCAGGACATTACCGAGCAGCGCCAGAGCGAGGCGAAGCTGCTGCGGGCAGCCCTCCATGACACCCTCACCGGCCTGCCCAACCGGACGTTCTTGATGGAGCGGCTCCAGGAAGCGGTGACCCTCACCCAGCACGATTCCCAGGCTCAGTTTGCAGTGCTGTTTCTCGATCTCGATCGCTTCAAGATCGTCAATGACAGTATCGGGCACTTGGCGGGCGATCGCCTTTTGGTCGAGATTGCCCAGCGCATCAGCGCCTGCGTCCGCGCCGAGGACACCGTGGCCCGCCTCGGAGGCGACGAGTTCGCGATCTTGCTCACCGACATCGGCTCGATCCAGGACGCTATCGACGTCGCCGATCGCATCCAGCAAACCCTCAAAACCCCCTTCAATCTGGGCAGTCAGGAAGTCTTCAGCAGCGTCAGCATCGGCATTGCCAGCAGCATGAGCGGCTACGAACAGCCTGAGCACCTGCTGCGCGACGCCGATAACGCCATGTATCGCGCCAAGGCCCAAGGAAAAGCCCGCTGCGTGGTCTTCGACACCCACATGCACGATCGCGCCTTGCAGCTGCTGCGCCTGGAAAATGATCTGCGGCGCGCCGTGGAGCGCCAGGAATTTCTGGTTTATTACCAGCCCATCGTCTCTCTGGACATGGGCCGGATCGCGGGCTTCGAGGCCCTAGTGCGCTGGCGTCACCCTGAGCGGGGCATGGTGTCTCCGGCGGATTTTGTGCCGATCGCCGAAGAAACGGGCCTGATTTTGCCCCTGGGCTACTGGGTGCTGCGGGAATCTTGTCGTCAGATTCGGGCCTGGCAGGAGGCCTTTCCCCAGTACCCGCCCCTGTTTATCAGCGTGAATTTGTCAGGGCGGCAGTTCACCCAACCGGGACTGGTGGAGTGCATCGAGCAGGTGCTCTCGGAAACGGGCCTCGAAGGCGGCAGTCTGCGCCTGGAGATTACCGAGAGCGTGCTGATCGAAAACGCTGATATGGTGACCAAGCTGCTCGAAAGATTGCGATCGCAGCGGATTCACCTGTGCATCGATGATTTCGGGACCGGCTACTCGTCCCTCAGCTATCTGCACCGCTTTCCCGTCAACGTGCTCAAAATCGATCGCTCCTTCATCAACAAAATGGGAGCAGAGGACGAAAACTCAGAAATTGTGCGGACAATCGTTTCCCTGGCCCACAATCTGGGCGTAGACGTGACCGCTGAGGGCGTAGAGACCGAAGCTCAGCTCGTCAAACTCTGGGCTTTGCAGTGCGAATATGCCCAAGGGCACTTTTTCTCAGCGGCGCTCAGCAGCGAGGCGGCCGAGGCGCTGCTGGCCGCAGCACCCCGATGGTAA